Proteins encoded by one window of Rouxiella chamberiensis:
- a CDS encoding YgjV family protein, whose product MSLYWFAQGIGLLAFCVGITMFFSRSDRRFKQQLSAYSAIIGVHFLLMGANSAGSAALLNSIRTQLALRTRSVWVMLAFIILTLSFGLGKAKHLMEVLPVIGTVASTWALFRTSGLKTRVIMWFSTCGWVAHNIWLGSIGGTLIESSFLVMNGFNILRFYRMQQRGIDPFAVETQLEKKEAQAEAV is encoded by the coding sequence ATGTCGCTCTACTGGTTCGCGCAGGGTATCGGGTTACTGGCTTTTTGTGTCGGCATTACCATGTTTTTCAGCCGCAGCGATCGCCGTTTCAAACAGCAGCTTTCGGCTTACAGCGCCATTATCGGCGTACATTTTCTGTTGATGGGGGCCAATTCCGCCGGCAGCGCGGCGTTGCTCAACTCGATCCGCACCCAGTTGGCACTGCGCACCCGCAGCGTCTGGGTGATGCTGGCGTTTATTATTCTGACCCTGAGTTTCGGATTGGGTAAGGCCAAACATTTGATGGAGGTGTTGCCGGTCATCGGTACCGTCGCCAGCACCTGGGCTTTATTTCGCACCAGTGGCCTGAAAACGCGGGTGATTATGTGGTTCTCGACCTGCGGCTGGGTAGCGCATAATATCTGGCTGGGATCTATTGGCGGCACGCTTATCGAAAGCAGTTTTCTCGTCATGAACGGTTTTAACATCCTGCGTTTTTACCGTATGCAGCAGCGCGGCATCGATCCCTTTGCCGTCGAAACTCAGCTCGAGAAAAAAGAGGCGCAGGCGGAAGCCGTGTGA
- a CDS encoding proteasome-type protease — protein sequence MTYCVAMRLSSGLVFVSDSRTNAGVDHISTFRKLHVFHQSDERVLVIQSAGNLATTQSILSLLHRRSLDATVPNLLNVESMYDAASLLGETVREVIARDSGDNQGGMTDFSCNLLLGGQIKGEGLRLFHVYPQGNFIEATHDTPYFQVGESKYGKPIIDRVLTYDTALEQAMQCALISMDSTLRSNLSVGLPLDVMTYPKDSFSDAQQYRITEDHPYFAMIRKGWGEGLLSIFAQLPPLKLEK from the coding sequence ATGACTTACTGTGTGGCCATGCGATTGTCCTCTGGCCTGGTGTTTGTTTCCGACTCGCGAACCAATGCCGGGGTGGACCATATTTCCACTTTCCGCAAACTGCATGTTTTTCATCAGAGCGATGAGCGCGTGCTGGTGATTCAGAGTGCCGGCAATCTGGCGACCACACAGAGCATTCTCAGCCTGCTGCACCGCCGTAGTCTGGATGCCACAGTGCCCAACTTGCTCAACGTCGAGTCGATGTATGATGCGGCGAGCCTGCTGGGGGAAACGGTGCGCGAAGTGATTGCCCGCGACAGTGGCGACAATCAGGGCGGCATGACGGATTTCAGCTGTAACCTGTTGCTGGGCGGGCAGATCAAGGGCGAAGGGCTGCGGCTGTTCCATGTTTATCCGCAGGGGAATTTCATCGAAGCGACGCATGATACGCCGTATTTTCAGGTGGGCGAAAGCAAGTACGGCAAACCGATTATCGATCGCGTGCTGACCTATGATACGGCGCTGGAGCAGGCGATGCAGTGCGCGTTGATTTCAATGGATTCCACTCTGCGCAGCAATCTCTCTGTCGGCCTGCCGCTTGATGTCATGACCTATCCGAAAGACAGTTTCAGCGATGCGCAGCAGTACCGAATTACAGAAGATCACCCGTATTTTGCCATGATCCGCAAAGGCTGGGGAGAAGGCCTGCTCAGCATCTTTGCCCAGCTACCGCCGCTCAAACTGGAGAAGTAA
- a CDS encoding alpha-E domain-containing protein: protein MLSRTASELYWMARYLERAENIARLMDVTNKLSMMSIRDSNHDLLVPLLLTGTQSLFNETYQQVTMNNLLHFFAIDSNNHSSIISCMQMAWNNAHAVRGSLSSEVWESINASWIEMKIIRRQGVGSAGADSFFDWVKERSHLFRGAMFGTLLRSDALYFIRLGTMLERADSTARLLEAKNQLLDADEDPVREYYRMDTLLRAVSAREAFHSLYKQQLSRETIADLLILRRELPRSLLACVEVITEQLELIGGSAGNLPRRRAHTLHAQLRFSTLAEIQEVGLSDWLNDFLNQTNAIAESVHQTYLEAQ, encoded by the coding sequence ATGCTAAGCAGAACAGCCAGTGAACTCTATTGGATGGCCCGCTATCTCGAGCGCGCCGAAAACATTGCCCGCCTGATGGACGTGACCAACAAGCTGTCGATGATGTCTATCCGCGACAGCAACCATGATCTTCTGGTGCCGCTGCTGCTGACCGGCACCCAGTCGCTGTTTAACGAAACCTATCAGCAGGTCACCATGAACAACCTGCTGCATTTCTTTGCCATCGACAGCAACAACCACAGCAGCATTATCAGCTGCATGCAGATGGCGTGGAACAATGCCCACGCGGTGCGCGGCAGCCTGTCGTCGGAAGTGTGGGAAAGCATCAACGCCTCGTGGATTGAAATGAAAATCATCCGCCGCCAGGGCGTCGGGTCGGCGGGCGCAGACAGCTTCTTCGATTGGGTAAAAGAACGGTCGCACCTGTTCCGTGGCGCGATGTTCGGCACTTTGCTGCGCAGCGATGCGCTGTATTTCATTCGTCTCGGCACCATGCTTGAGCGCGCAGACAGCACCGCACGCCTGCTTGAGGCCAAAAATCAGCTGCTGGATGCCGACGAGGATCCGGTGCGCGAATACTATCGCATGGACACGCTGCTGCGCGCGGTCAGCGCCCGTGAAGCCTTCCATAGCCTCTACAAACAGCAACTTAGCCGGGAAACCATCGCCGACTTGCTGATTCTGCGACGCGAACTGCCCCGTTCGCTGCTGGCCTGCGTCGAGGTCATCACCGAACAGCTGGAACTGATAGGCGGCAGCGCAGGCAATCTGCCGCGCCGTCGCGCCCATACCTTGCATGCCCAACTGCGCTTCTCCACCCTCGCCGAGATTCAGGAAGTCGGCCTCAGCGACTGGCTGAATGACTTCCTCAACCAGACCAATGCGATTGCCGAGAGCGTTCACCAGACCTATTTGGAGGCACAATGA
- the mzrA gene encoding EnvZ/OmpR regulon moderator MzrA encodes MHEAVYFRPLDDSGWAVLMFKRTFSKRLILWPLTFAMLLMLTTVGVIALPKMPENSDALKISPARMGEDLPDGFTLYQGLSQHGVQIDSITPANGSLVVRLHSSGQQHLAQETLKALLPGHYNIQPYSPEPSHEWASKFARDRSKVG; translated from the coding sequence ATGCATGAAGCTGTTTATTTTCGACCACTCGATGATTCAGGCTGGGCCGTTCTGATGTTCAAGCGCACGTTCTCGAAACGCCTGATTTTATGGCCGCTTACCTTCGCGATGTTGCTGATGCTGACCACCGTGGGCGTTATCGCCTTACCAAAAATGCCTGAAAACAGCGATGCCCTGAAAATTAGTCCGGCCAGGATGGGCGAAGATCTTCCCGACGGCTTTACGCTGTACCAAGGACTGAGTCAGCATGGAGTGCAAATCGACAGCATTACGCCCGCCAACGGCAGTCTGGTGGTTCGTCTGCACTCCTCCGGCCAGCAGCATCTGGCGCAGGAAACGCTCAAGGCGCTGCTACCCGGCCACTACAATATCCAGCCCTACAGCCCCGAGCCTTCTCACGAATGGGCCAGCAAGTTTGCCCGCGATCGCTCGAAAGTGGGCTGA
- a CDS encoding DUF883 family protein → MATTPTSDNLRAELKSLADTLEEVLQTSTDKSKAEIDNLRVKAEGLLKDTRARLSDTGDKIASQTKEIASKADDYVHDKPWTGVGIGAAIGVVIGVLLARR, encoded by the coding sequence ATGGCTACTACCCCAACGTCTGACAATCTGCGTGCCGAACTGAAATCACTGGCAGATACCCTTGAAGAAGTGCTCCAGACTTCAACGGATAAGTCTAAAGCCGAAATCGACAACCTGCGCGTGAAGGCGGAAGGTCTGCTTAAAGACACCCGTGCACGCCTGAGCGATACTGGCGACAAAATTGCCAGCCAAACCAAAGAGATTGCCAGCAAGGCGGACGACTACGTGCATGACAAACCGTGGACCGGCGTAGGTATCGGTGCCGCAATCGGCGTTGTCATCGGCGTTCTTTTAGCCCGTCGCTGA
- a CDS encoding DUF1090 domain-containing protein: MKKTFAMLLMIPAMALTATAYAAPQQETCATKQQAIKQQLEAAHQHNNKDQIAGLQKALAESQAHCTEANLHADKQQKIAEKQEKVNERTRELKKAQAKGDKSKIAKQQKKLDEALHELNEVSTQ; this comes from the coding sequence ATGAAAAAGACGTTTGCAATGCTGTTAATGATCCCGGCCATGGCCCTGACAGCAACCGCCTATGCCGCCCCGCAGCAGGAAACCTGCGCCACCAAACAGCAGGCTATCAAGCAGCAGCTCGAGGCCGCCCACCAGCACAACAATAAAGACCAGATTGCCGGTTTACAGAAAGCGCTGGCTGAAAGTCAGGCCCATTGCACGGAAGCGAATCTGCATGCCGACAAACAGCAAAAGATTGCCGAAAAGCAGGAAAAGGTTAACGAGCGCACCCGCGAACTGAAAAAAGCCCAGGCCAAAGGTGACAAGAGCAAGATAGCCAAGCAGCAGAAGAAGCTCGATGAAGCGCTGCATGAATTGAACGAAGTGTCGACACAGTAA
- a CDS encoding DedA family protein, which produces MEIISSLMHALWQQDYETLANPSLIWTLYIVLFVIIFLENGLLPAAFLPGDSLLILVGVLIAKDAMNFPLTIVLLTTAASLGCWLSYIQGKWLGNTRVVQGWLGHLPVQYHERAHQLFHRHGLSALLVGRFLAFVRTLLPTIAGLSGLSNARFQFFNWISGFLWIIILTSLGYVLGKTPLFRKYEDQLMLCLMILPLLLLVVGLVGSLVVLWKKKKADRVAKGKNA; this is translated from the coding sequence ATGGAAATTATCAGTTCACTTATGCATGCCCTGTGGCAGCAGGATTACGAAACGCTGGCCAATCCTTCGCTGATTTGGACACTGTATATCGTATTGTTCGTGATTATTTTCCTTGAGAATGGTCTGCTGCCGGCTGCCTTTTTGCCGGGCGACAGCCTCCTTATTCTCGTGGGTGTGCTGATAGCCAAAGACGCCATGAATTTTCCGTTGACCATCGTGCTGCTGACCACGGCGGCGAGTCTGGGCTGCTGGCTCAGTTATATTCAGGGCAAATGGCTCGGCAACACGCGTGTCGTGCAGGGCTGGCTGGGGCATCTTCCGGTGCAGTATCACGAGCGTGCTCACCAGCTGTTTCATCGTCATGGCCTTTCCGCGCTGCTGGTCGGCCGCTTTCTGGCGTTTGTACGAACGCTGCTGCCCACCATCGCAGGGCTTTCGGGTCTCAGCAATGCCCGTTTCCAGTTCTTCAACTGGATAAGCGGCTTCCTATGGATAATCATTCTCACCAGTCTCGGTTATGTACTCGGCAAAACCCCGCTTTTCAGAAAGTATGAAGACCAGTTAATGCTGTGCCTGATGATTTTGCCGCTATTATTGCTGGTTGTGGGTTTAGTCGGATCGCTTGTGGTGTTATGGAAAAAGAAAAAGGCCGACCGCGTCGCCAAAGGGAAAAATGCATGA